The Fusarium verticillioides 7600 chromosome 8, whole genome shotgun sequence genomic interval GCAAAACGAAGCTAGTCTGCGGGCCTGGACAGCCAAGCTAATCGATCCGGATTACCGTCTTTGAGCTCAAGAGATAGCGAACAACAGCAGGAAGAGGCGCGTGATTGTCCAGCCAAGTACTCTTCCGACTTGGCGTAATAGTCATATCTTGAACCAGCGCAAACGATCGTGTCAGTGGCAAAGAAGTCGCATCAGCCAAACAAACGCCTATGACATTGGCTAACCTTACATGTCCCCTCATTTCCGCCTCCAAGTCTCAGCACAGAACATCAATAATGGATCTCGGACTAGGTCTTCAAGGCGATGTGGTCGTTGTCACGGGCGCAGGTGGACAGATAGGCCAGGTCATTGTCGAAGCCTTTCTAAGCGCTGGCTGTTTCGTCGGTGGCTTCGAAATCGACAAGtccaagtttgtcaaggagCATCATAATCTCTTCTGGGTAGCGGTCGACACTAccgatgaggatggcatGATCAATGCGTGGAAGAGCGTTGAAGAACGGTTTAATGCGACTCCTACAGTTTGTGTCTGCGcagctgctgttgatctcagcttcatcaagcacCATTCGTCTATTACAAAGATGCCGACAAGTCAATTTCGCAGAATTCTCGATATAGTAAGTTGACATGTTTATTCAGAAGGTTGGAGACGGCTTCTGACCATTGAACAGAATACAACAGGAACTTTCATAACGGCAAAGCTATGGCTTCAACACGTAGagatcatggccaagaagagtGATACGAAACCGAATGACGTAAATGGCTCGCATTCGACATCAGCAATACCATCGAAGAGGAAAGAACGGAACATTTCATTGATAATAATCGGttcagaagctggagacTTTGGAGTCGCCGGTAACCCAGATTACGCAGCAAGCAAAGCGGCAGTTCAATTCGGTCTCGTTTTATCGCTAGCCCCAGACGCTGCCCGAGTCCACCCATCAGCGAGGGTCAACTCCATTTCACCTGGAGCTGTCGGCACCAAGAGGTTCAGTGCAGAGTGCGCAGAGGACAGCTCTGGTGCACTGAGGTGGATCGAGTCTGAGGCGACGGTTgctcagaagaaggcggtCGATGTAGAGGGCATCGCTAAGATGTGTCTGATACTGGCGAGTGAGAAGTGGTCTCCTTCAGTTACTGGACAGAATGTGAGATTAAATGGTGGGAAAAGTGggaagctcttctggaaCAGGGACGGCGATGCTTTGTGGTGACGCTTGATAGCCAGGTATATTTTTACAATAGACACTTGCACAGAGGCAGTTAACGACGACTGCAAGAAATATTATATGGGCAGCCAATCTTTTGAACTCAACGGAGCATCTTGAAAGGCCTATCTAGCGATCGGGTACAAGTCAGATCCAACGCGAGTCAAATAGTCGCGCACAGTAATAGAGAAAGTGAGATTGCAGGCTTAACTCTAAGGCTATCTGACTGGATCTATGAGCTAGGCGCTTTTGTCTTCCAAGCCTTCGCTACATCTGTCATGCACTCAAACGTAATCTCCCCTTCAGCAGCGTTATCAGCCTTTCCCTTGAGTTTCGCGACAAACTTGTCAATCATGCCAATAACATGAGATCTACCAGCGCACTCAGGATGCAGAATGAGAGGGAAGATAGATCCGTATCCCGCGCCGGggccttcatcaacaaagctCTCATTCTCCCATAGCCATTCAAAGCGGTCTAACCacatcttctcaatgacatCTGTACTCACATAACCTTGGGTTGTGGCTGTATGTGGGTAGAAGCATAGCGGTGTAGCATCTTCAGTGTACCAACTACCTGGAATCTCTACGAGCGACGTTTCTGCCTCTTGGGACCCGGGCTCAGGCTGCTCAGTCAAGGCTATCGGCTTCATCCACGTGCTCGCAGGTTGATCGTAGTCTGGAATCGCTGGCCTGGCTTCCGCGAATGTCTTGGGGAGAAAGTAAGGCAAACTGTCATGGGAGTTCAGACTAGCGTCGTAGAGGAACCCGTGTTCCTCCAGTAGGCGAACCGTCGACTCCCTGATCTCGTACAAGGGAGCTCGGTAACCCAAAGGCTTCTTGCCCTGGCAGAGAGAAGTGGCTAGTTCGATGCACTTCACAAGTATGTCTCGTTCCTGTTGCTCAGATAAAGAGTATGCACCCTCGTGGCTGTAGCCATGGAGGCCGATCTCAGCGCCGCTCGCAACAATGGCTTGTGTCTGCCTGGGGTAACTTTCCATTGAGTGGCCTGGAATGAACCAAGAAACATCCTTCGATATGCCATGCTTGCTGAAAACCCTCAATAATCTGTCAACACCGACGTTGCCACCGAAGTGAGCAGCTGAGTAGTCGGCGAGTTTGTTCTCCGGGACATGGCCCGTTCCAATCAGCCCCGAGACCGCGTCAAAGTCAACAGAGAGACAAATTCTCAACCTTCGGCGTTTTTCAGGTGGATTGGTGACGGTTGGCAAGGTCACTCGAGGCGTCAAGGAATGGCCCGCGGGGTTGGCCTGAGGCTCGTCCTGCGTCTCTCTCCATAGCAAGCGACCTTCCTGGCCTCCATCGACAGATATGCACTGGCCCGTGATATGGCCTGCAGCCCTATGAGAAGCCAAAAACGCCATGCAACGAGCTGCGTCACTTGGCTCAGCAATCTTACGTAGGGCGACAGTCGCTTCTGCCTCAGCCCATCTCTCCTTCGGATCATCCAGTCGATCTCCAATCAATGGAGTGTTGATCCACCCAGGCGCAACAGCGTTTATACGCGCTTTAGAATTGAGCTTCACAATCTCGTTCTTGACGGTTTTGACAAGACCATATTGGAGACCTGCTTTGCCCGACGCATATTCAGCGTGACCAGCCTGTCCAAAGACGCCTGTTTCGGAGCCGGTGACTACAATAGCAACATTGTCCAGCTCCTTGCCAgattcttcttgcgcttgctTCATTGATCGAAGGAAGTGTTTGATGGTGAGAAAGGTTCCTCGGACATTGACAGCATAGACGGCGTCCCATTTCTCTGCGTCGATTTCCCAGATCGATGGATGGCTGCTCTCGTCTGTAATGCCAGCATTGGCAATGAGGATCTGGACTGGGCCAAACTTGCTGCTGACCTCTGCAAATGCCTGCGCAATGGATGATTCGGTTCTCAGGTCACCCGAAACGTGGTGCAGTCTCGTCTTCTGCTCCTTAGAGATTGATAGGTGCTCGGCATTCAATGGGTTCCTATCAAAAGAAGTGACTCGGCATCCGTTGGCTGGTCGCAAATATTAGCCAAATCGAATGAATATGGTCCTGGTTGATCAACCACTTACCAAGGAATTCCTTAACAGCAGCTCCCCCGACCCCTCCGGCTGCGCCCGTGACGAACACATGGCAgttctcaagaccaagaaacgTCGACGATGAGTCCTGAAGAGACATTTTCAGGACGTAATATTGCTGACAAGCGAGCAGTCGGTTTGGTGTTCCGTTTACTTGTTGAGTCGCTCCAAATACGGTACTGGAAGCGTAGCTATGCAAGAGAGGGGAG includes:
- a CDS encoding glucose 1-dehydrogenase, giving the protein MSLQDSSSTFLGLENCHVFVTGAAGGVGGAAVKEFLANGCRVTSFDRNPLNAEHLSISKEQKTRLHHVSGDLRTESSIAQAFAEVSSKFGPVQILIANAGITDESSHPSIWEIDAEKWDAVYAVNVRGTFLTIKHFLRSMKQAQEESGKELDNVAIVVTGSETGVFGQAGHAEYASGKAGLQYGLVKTVKNEIVKLNSKARINAVAPGWINTPLIGDRLDDPKERWAEAEATVALRKIAEPSDAARCMAFLASHRAAGHITGQCISVDGGQEGRLLWRETQDEPQANPAGHSLTPRVTLPTVTNPPEKRRRLRICLSVDFDAVSGLIGTGHVPENKLADYSAAHFGGNVGVDRLLRVFSKHGISKDVSWFIPGHSMESYPRQTQAIVASGAEIGLHGYSHEGAYSLSEQQERDILVKCIELATSLCQGKKPLGYRAPLYEIRESTVRLLEEHGFLYDASLNSHDSLPYFLPKTFAEARPAIPDYDQPASTWMKPIALTEQPEPGSQEAETSLVEIPGSWYTEDATPLCFYPHTATTQGYVSTDVIEKMWLDRFEWLWENESFVDEGPGAGYGSIFPLILHPECAGRSHVIGMIDKFVAKLKGKADNAAEGEITFECMTDVAKAWKTKAPSS